In Mycobacterium sp. Aquia_216, a genomic segment contains:
- a CDS encoding glycosyltransferase family 4 protein: MLWLSPWMRPLARVQVEALQRRGADVLLVTCDLHPESDAPRDYELVLDPRFRTAGTWPASLAAWRHIRTYRPHVVVAELVRDPRWIALAGRVPRVQLVHDDRPHDAIEERPAYESVVFDRWGAHSAATIAYSDYVAAAVADRRDVRGTRVHVLPLTSDLDPALVPPLVGAEERRDFVMIGRLHPYKNIELVLEAWRQHVAGGAWHGDDLVLIGDGSFDPGTLPEHARRCAGSYRYADIVATLAAAKGSIAHYRRASQSGVQVLSMQLGVTPIVSTAAGLLEYQPPGCPAVGVDDIAGLVTAFDELADPSIAAQRGAIAARHYAQRCAVDYVADRLLGVLTDVVATRR; the protein is encoded by the coding sequence GTGCTGTGGCTTTCGCCCTGGATGCGGCCGTTGGCGCGCGTCCAGGTGGAGGCGTTGCAGCGGCGTGGCGCCGACGTGTTGTTGGTGACCTGTGACCTGCACCCGGAGTCTGACGCGCCCCGCGATTATGAGCTGGTGCTCGATCCACGATTTCGCACGGCGGGGACCTGGCCCGCCAGCCTCGCGGCATGGCGGCACATTCGCACGTATCGGCCCCACGTCGTCGTTGCCGAGCTGGTCCGCGATCCACGGTGGATCGCGTTGGCCGGCCGGGTTCCGCGCGTTCAGCTGGTGCACGACGACCGTCCCCACGATGCGATCGAAGAACGGCCGGCGTACGAGAGTGTGGTGTTCGACCGTTGGGGCGCCCACTCGGCGGCCACGATTGCCTACAGCGACTATGTCGCGGCGGCCGTCGCCGACCGGCGCGATGTGCGCGGTACCCGGGTGCACGTGTTGCCACTCACCAGTGACCTCGATCCGGCTCTGGTTCCCCCGCTGGTGGGTGCCGAAGAACGCCGCGACTTCGTCATGATCGGGCGGCTGCACCCCTACAAGAACATCGAGCTGGTCCTTGAGGCCTGGCGTCAACACGTGGCCGGCGGCGCCTGGCACGGTGACGACCTGGTGCTCATCGGCGACGGATCATTTGATCCGGGCACGCTGCCCGAACATGCGCGGCGCTGCGCCGGCAGTTACCGCTATGCCGACATCGTTGCGACTCTGGCCGCGGCGAAGGGTTCGATCGCCCACTACCGGCGCGCGTCGCAAAGCGGGGTGCAGGTGCTGTCGATGCAGCTGGGCGTCACACCGATCGTTTCCACGGCGGCCGGCCTGCTCGAATACCAACCGCCGGGCTGCCCCGCAGTCGGTGTCGATGACATCGCCGGTCTGGTCACCGCATTCGACGAGCTGGCCGACCCGTCCATCGCGGCGCAGCGCGGAGCCATCGCTGCGCGTCACTACGCGCAGCGATGCGCCGTCGACTACGTCGCGGATCGATTGTTGGGCGTGCTTACCGACGTGGTGGCCACTCGGCGCTGA
- a CDS encoding polysaccharide biosynthesis tyrosine autokinase: MDFRTFARTLTVHWKLLVGALLACLAGAAAVTEFQTKAYESSATVLISFPGQTDPSQLYYGTQAAQDRLPSYAAIAGGRSIAERAVAHYDLPISAEALVSKTHVLYIPKSLMFTISVTDTDPNRAAALTKGMADEFVEVVGTLGMNPKGTLPPPPSADGQPAPQPQTIEAIATRATVVEPARASSRPISPVPMRNMALGLVAGVLLGVGVALTREATDHTVRDREKLERLSNLPTLAELPGKRGTAPRFGTDVSFDDAVRGLRARLLRAAGPGASRMVVTAPFGGEGTTTTALNLAKASAEAGEDVLLVEGDTRRPVIAGLLKVESGEGLASALANPEIAVEVVKPTPIAKLFMLAPRAARRDTLPCSAYPPEVLDNVMQELSATFTRTVVDGPPVLATADSGMLAGAVHATVLVVRARRTTEEELADALTALNAAGARVIGTVLTDAKVARHTRAAARTYRAKLGGSA, from the coding sequence ATGGATTTCCGCACCTTTGCCCGGACGCTTACCGTCCACTGGAAGCTGTTGGTCGGCGCCCTGCTGGCCTGTCTCGCCGGTGCCGCGGCCGTCACGGAGTTTCAGACGAAGGCCTACGAGTCGTCGGCCACCGTCCTCATCTCCTTTCCCGGGCAGACCGACCCGTCGCAGCTGTACTACGGCACGCAAGCCGCACAGGACCGGCTGCCGTCCTACGCGGCGATTGCCGGTGGACGCTCCATAGCAGAGCGCGCGGTCGCGCACTACGACCTGCCGATCAGCGCCGAGGCCCTGGTCAGCAAGACTCATGTCCTGTACATCCCGAAGTCGTTGATGTTCACCATCTCGGTCACCGACACCGACCCGAATCGGGCTGCGGCACTGACGAAAGGGATGGCCGACGAGTTCGTCGAGGTCGTCGGGACGTTGGGCATGAATCCGAAAGGGACGCTCCCGCCGCCGCCGAGCGCCGACGGCCAACCCGCGCCGCAACCCCAGACGATCGAGGCAATCGCGACCAGGGCGACAGTGGTCGAGCCGGCCCGTGCATCAAGCCGACCGATCAGCCCGGTGCCGATGCGCAACATGGCGTTGGGCCTGGTGGCCGGGGTACTCCTCGGCGTCGGGGTGGCGTTGACCCGTGAGGCCACCGATCACACGGTTCGCGATCGCGAGAAGCTGGAACGGCTTTCGAACCTACCGACATTGGCCGAGCTGCCCGGAAAGCGCGGTACTGCACCGCGATTCGGCACCGACGTCTCATTCGACGACGCCGTCCGAGGCCTGCGCGCACGTCTACTCCGGGCGGCCGGACCCGGGGCAAGCCGGATGGTGGTCACGGCACCGTTCGGCGGCGAGGGAACCACCACCACGGCCCTGAACCTGGCGAAGGCATCCGCCGAGGCCGGCGAGGATGTGCTGCTCGTTGAGGGCGACACCCGTCGGCCGGTGATCGCCGGCTTGCTGAAGGTGGAATCGGGCGAAGGACTGGCCAGCGCGCTGGCCAACCCCGAAATCGCGGTCGAGGTGGTCAAGCCGACCCCGATTGCCAAACTGTTCATGCTTGCGCCACGTGCCGCCCGGCGTGACACCCTGCCCTGCAGCGCGTACCCACCGGAAGTGCTGGACAACGTGATGCAGGAGCTGTCGGCCACCTTTACCCGGACGGTAGTCGACGGCCCCCCGGTGCTGGCGACGGCCGACTCGGGCATGCTGGCCGGCGCCGTACACGCCACGGTGTTGGTTGTCCGGGCGCGGCGCACCACCGAGGAAGAACTTGCCGATGCCTTGACCGCGCTGAACGCGGCCGGGGCCCGCGTCATCGGCACGGTGCTGACCGACGCCAAAGTGGCGCGGCACACCAGGGCTGCCGCCCGGACCTACCGGGCGAAGCTCGGCGGGTCGGCGTGA
- a CDS encoding putative bifunctional diguanylate cyclase/phosphodiesterase: protein MPRSRLDLVVTSVAAQLMEATASTATQVSQKVLAQLVEQFGLDASFLRHRDELSGASVLIAEWPPRIELPDPDPTAAAQYVGTDALLAQCEQGRKPVLISAGQSRRSWRRRPEGPQQPATPSVAAAPLVSGEVTTGLLGFVKFGVRKWKQAEINTLEVVAALFAQLQARIAAEEKLRYLAEHDDLTGLYNRRALVAHLSERLAPGKPGPVAVLYLDLDRLKPINDYLGHTAGDWFIRVFAQRIQACAGSEAMIARLGGDEFVVVPGQSMSPETAESFGRRLSTMLCERLAIGGHMISRTVSIGLALGMPERDNCTALLRRADEAVLTAKRAGGNQIAVFTDDMSLKSAFRNDIELHLQGDIGSEALLLHYLPEVDLWTGAIVAAEALVRWRHPIWGLLLPDAFIGVAESTNLAAELGRWVMRTACAEFSRWRANGVGLGAVLRINVSPVQLITRGFVRSVAEAIEEFGIDAASICLEITERAVVHDIETTRNTLDELKEVGVQLAIDDFGTGYAVLSHLKSLPVDMLKIDAGFVRDLGSNAGDLAIVRAIIGLAEAFGLQVVAEGVETPAAALTLMQHGCHRAQGFLLSKPVPGDAMEALLSARWMPMPFLADREALSLGVI, encoded by the coding sequence GTGCCACGCAGCAGGCTGGATTTGGTTGTTACCTCTGTTGCTGCTCAGCTGATGGAGGCTACGGCGTCCACGGCGACTCAGGTGAGCCAAAAGGTCCTCGCGCAGCTTGTCGAGCAGTTCGGTCTGGACGCCAGCTTCCTGCGGCACCGCGACGAGCTTTCCGGCGCCTCGGTGCTGATCGCGGAGTGGCCACCGCGAATCGAGCTTCCGGATCCGGATCCTACGGCCGCTGCCCAATACGTCGGAACGGACGCCCTGCTCGCCCAATGCGAGCAGGGCAGGAAACCGGTGCTGATATCGGCCGGTCAGTCCCGCCGTTCGTGGAGGCGCCGGCCCGAGGGACCCCAGCAACCCGCCACTCCCTCGGTGGCGGCGGCACCGCTGGTCTCGGGCGAGGTGACGACCGGTTTGCTCGGGTTCGTGAAGTTCGGTGTCCGCAAGTGGAAGCAAGCCGAGATCAACACGCTCGAGGTGGTCGCGGCCCTGTTCGCGCAGCTGCAGGCTCGCATCGCGGCCGAGGAGAAGCTTCGCTACCTGGCCGAGCACGACGATCTGACCGGCCTGTATAACCGTCGGGCACTGGTCGCGCACTTGTCCGAACGGCTCGCCCCCGGAAAGCCGGGACCGGTTGCCGTGCTCTATCTCGACCTCGACCGATTGAAGCCGATCAACGATTATCTGGGCCATACGGCGGGGGACTGGTTCATCAGGGTCTTCGCGCAACGCATTCAGGCCTGCGCCGGCAGCGAAGCCATGATCGCCCGGCTGGGTGGCGACGAGTTCGTGGTTGTTCCCGGGCAATCGATGTCGCCGGAGACCGCGGAGTCGTTCGGTCGTCGCTTGTCGACGATGCTGTGTGAACGCTTGGCCATCGGTGGCCACATGATCAGCCGCACCGTCAGCATCGGGCTGGCGCTCGGTATGCCGGAGCGAGACAACTGCACGGCTCTCTTGCGCCGTGCCGACGAGGCTGTGCTGACCGCCAAGCGCGCCGGAGGCAACCAGATCGCGGTATTCACCGATGACATGTCGCTGAAAAGCGCGTTCCGCAACGACATTGAGCTGCATCTGCAGGGGGATATCGGCAGCGAGGCGCTGCTGTTGCACTATCTGCCCGAGGTCGACTTGTGGACCGGCGCGATCGTGGCCGCCGAGGCGCTGGTCCGTTGGCGGCACCCGATCTGGGGACTGCTGCTGCCCGACGCCTTCATCGGGGTAGCCGAATCCACCAACCTGGCCGCGGAACTGGGCCGCTGGGTGATGCGCACGGCGTGTGCCGAATTCAGTCGGTGGCGCGCCAACGGCGTGGGGCTGGGCGCCGTCTTGCGCATCAACGTGTCGCCCGTCCAGCTGATCACCCGCGGCTTCGTTCGCAGCGTCGCCGAAGCCATCGAAGAATTCGGCATCGATGCCGCATCGATATGCCTGGAAATCACCGAGCGCGCCGTCGTGCACGACATCGAAACCACCCGCAACACCCTCGATGAGCTCAAAGAGGTCGGGGTGCAGCTGGCTATCGACGACTTCGGTACCGGATATGCGGTGCTGTCACATCTGAAGTCGCTGCCGGTTGACATGCTGAAGATCGACGCCGGCTTCGTGCGCGACTTGGGATCAAACGCCGGCGACCTGGCCATCGTTCGGGCGATCATCGGACTCGCCGAGGCATTCGGTCTGCAAGTTGTCGCCGAGGGGGTCGAGACACCAGCTGCGGCACTGACTTTGATGCAGCACGGATGCCACCGGGCGCAAGGGTTCTTGTTGTCGAAACCCGTCCCCGGCGATGCGATGGAGGCGTTACTCTCGGCGCGCTGGATGCCGATGCCATTCCTCGCCGATCGCGAGGCGCTGTCACTCGGCGTGATCTAA
- a CDS encoding WecB/TagA/CpsF family glycosyltransferase — protein MQAFSSSQPLRLDVFRFADTAGWPGEALSLPQFAAVPPIPPAEVATATLDREVTTEIINSITLVQTTDEAETLIRECLSSPTSRILSFVNAHAFNLCNRSREFADALLRSDVILRDGIGMQLLFQALKIDAGLNMNGTDFIPRLLDRAKGQTIGILGTADPYLSSAVDQLTQAGHHVTVSKDGFQDRSTYLSLVEQHRPKIIILGMGMPKQEFVAAYLKDNVTYNPLIVNAGALIDFIGGKAKRAPLWMRQAHLEWVFRLLNEPKRLFHRYITGNLVFVSRINRIRDTYVPALELPLDPERENVAV, from the coding sequence GTGCAGGCTTTCAGTTCGTCGCAGCCGCTTCGTCTCGACGTGTTCCGCTTCGCCGACACCGCTGGATGGCCCGGCGAGGCTCTCAGCCTGCCGCAGTTTGCCGCGGTCCCGCCGATCCCGCCGGCGGAAGTCGCAACGGCCACGCTCGACCGCGAAGTGACGACCGAAATCATCAACAGCATCACCCTGGTCCAGACCACCGACGAGGCCGAAACCCTGATCCGCGAGTGCTTATCTTCCCCCACCAGTCGGATTCTCTCGTTCGTCAACGCGCACGCCTTCAACCTGTGCAACCGGAGCCGCGAGTTTGCCGACGCCCTGTTGCGGTCAGACGTCATTTTGCGTGACGGCATCGGCATGCAGTTGCTCTTCCAGGCGCTGAAGATCGACGCCGGGCTGAACATGAACGGCACCGATTTCATCCCCCGCTTGCTGGACCGCGCCAAAGGCCAGACGATCGGCATCCTGGGCACCGCAGACCCGTACCTGTCCAGTGCCGTCGACCAGCTCACGCAGGCCGGTCACCACGTGACGGTGAGCAAGGACGGCTTCCAGGACAGGTCGACGTACCTGTCATTGGTCGAGCAGCACCGCCCCAAGATCATCATCCTGGGAATGGGGATGCCCAAGCAGGAGTTCGTCGCCGCGTACCTGAAGGACAACGTCACCTACAACCCCCTGATCGTCAATGCGGGTGCGCTGATCGATTTCATCGGCGGGAAGGCGAAAAGGGCACCGCTGTGGATGCGCCAAGCCCACCTGGAATGGGTCTTCCGGCTGCTGAACGAGCCGAAACGGCTGTTTCACCGCTACATCACCGGAAACCTGGTATTCGTGAGCCGAATCAACCGCATCCGCGACACCTACGTTCCCGCGCTCGAGCTTCCGCTGGATCCAGAGCGCGAAAACGTCGCCGTTTGA
- a CDS encoding O-antigen ligase family protein, with protein sequence MAVFLFGCFAFGVASVRDPYEGAVLVGAMFSLVVYWARPEAMVWIALFYTFGALPIGLYIGKVVGPTTIYVWHVVVLLAILYLVQLVRPRFSDYVPPGIFLLTVMFFTGVGFAAGHSPEAVLHEVACLFEMVAGYLLALLIVYGDYIKGATQTLILTLWFSAAMAIVSSSLGLRLTGRFETIGESTTGGSVTRLIIPTTAPAVAVLAALVAARVLGRVRPATFFAMGVPALIISLLAFSRGTLIAIAVAAIAAFFANPGWQALRRSATFTVTSAALLAAMVPAALFLLQDSKAGAWLGHQFAGFSYRVLGGVKASSLAVDDSTKYRLIENADLTREIAKAPLFGHGMGYAYRLAFGDEGSGNDAFGFDSFTVLLGTTYAHNFYLWWLVKAGAVGMAVFAWFAVRPVIRALRSASKPAKVAGAVSAGLLVLNIIGPNIEDTPDSVVFGMVLGSAMGFANVARRRPDEPSSAGLDDGAAADHAITEPIPLLVEGPGAAIGSPKHSSRSH encoded by the coding sequence ATGGCGGTGTTCCTGTTCGGATGTTTCGCCTTCGGCGTGGCCTCGGTCCGCGACCCGTACGAAGGCGCCGTGCTCGTCGGCGCGATGTTCAGTCTGGTCGTGTACTGGGCGCGACCCGAGGCGATGGTGTGGATCGCGTTGTTCTACACCTTCGGCGCGCTGCCCATTGGTTTGTATATCGGAAAGGTCGTCGGCCCGACGACGATCTACGTCTGGCACGTCGTGGTGTTGTTGGCGATCTTGTATCTGGTCCAACTGGTGCGGCCGCGGTTCTCTGATTACGTACCGCCGGGGATCTTCTTGTTGACCGTCATGTTTTTCACCGGGGTCGGGTTCGCGGCCGGCCACTCCCCGGAGGCGGTACTCCACGAAGTGGCATGCCTGTTCGAGATGGTCGCGGGGTACCTGCTGGCACTGCTGATCGTCTACGGCGATTACATCAAGGGAGCGACGCAGACGCTCATCCTGACGCTGTGGTTCTCGGCGGCGATGGCCATCGTGAGCTCGTCGTTGGGGCTGCGCCTGACCGGCCGCTTCGAAACCATCGGCGAGTCGACCACCGGCGGCTCGGTCACCCGCTTGATCATCCCCACCACCGCGCCGGCCGTCGCGGTGCTGGCCGCGCTGGTCGCCGCCCGGGTCCTCGGCCGGGTCAGGCCCGCGACGTTTTTCGCGATGGGCGTGCCCGCACTGATCATTTCGCTGCTGGCGTTTTCCCGCGGCACCCTGATCGCGATCGCGGTGGCCGCCATCGCCGCGTTCTTCGCCAACCCCGGCTGGCAAGCGCTGCGCCGCTCGGCCACGTTTACCGTCACCAGCGCGGCGCTGTTGGCGGCAATGGTGCCGGCCGCACTGTTCCTGCTGCAGGATTCGAAGGCTGGAGCATGGCTGGGCCATCAGTTCGCCGGCTTCAGCTACCGGGTGCTCGGCGGCGTCAAAGCCAGTTCGCTCGCCGTGGACGATTCGACGAAGTACCGGCTGATCGAAAACGCCGACCTCACCCGCGAAATTGCCAAAGCACCCCTGTTCGGCCACGGAATGGGGTACGCGTATCGACTGGCTTTCGGCGACGAGGGATCGGGGAATGACGCGTTCGGGTTCGACAGCTTCACCGTGCTGCTGGGCACCACCTACGCGCACAACTTCTATCTATGGTGGCTCGTCAAAGCCGGGGCCGTGGGTATGGCGGTCTTCGCGTGGTTTGCGGTCAGGCCGGTGATCAGGGCGCTGCGCAGCGCATCCAAGCCGGCCAAGGTCGCCGGCGCCGTCAGCGCTGGCCTGCTGGTTTTGAACATCATCGGTCCAAACATCGAAGACACGCCCGATTCCGTGGTGTTCGGTATGGTGCTCGGTTCGGCGATGGGATTCGCCAACGTGGCTCGCAGACGGCCGGATGAACCAAGCAGCGCGGGCCTCGACGACGGCGCGGCCGCCGATCACGCGATAACCGAGCCGATCCCGCTGCTGGTAGAAGGCCCGGGCGCCGCTATCGGGTCGCCCAAGCACTCCTCGCGGTCGCATTGA
- a CDS encoding oligosaccharide flippase family protein, with protein MTGPVVDPAVGPTVPLSQIAHAYAIQLVCRALGMVASVVSVAMTAHYLGPGLYGQLTIAVVFIGMWSSLADLGIGTVIVRRVTSGRGDLERLVRVNSGLSLLYCLPLAAAAAVTGLLVYHDADVRVMLVVLSGQLLMMTMTTRFEPVFMATVKFSAVAISDVASRLAVLAAVCWLVTSRADVIWFAVVQLIPPALQLLIQGTAAARQVSLRPIFALREAADLMRESLPLMGVMVVALVYWRADGVILSLLSTQSEVGIYGLAYTLAFNTEVLALFFLKSSLSTATELFSRDVGAFAEFLRRSVELMYFLMVPVAVVGGLLAGPLIGLLGDRAFVARGTPTLALLLAAAALRCIASTLGQGLFASHQQRFLFRVWVVTLALNIALNLVLAGRFGAVGAGVTLVCTELFGTAAASWRLRRRCGYRAPVKFLLRVLVPTAASVAVVLLLPGLHVVLALTIAAAVYLAVNMAIGPVNWSMLTSLTRKTAPA; from the coding sequence ATGACAGGACCGGTGGTCGACCCCGCAGTCGGGCCGACGGTGCCGCTCTCGCAGATCGCTCACGCTTACGCAATCCAGCTGGTCTGCCGGGCCTTGGGAATGGTGGCGTCCGTCGTGTCGGTGGCGATGACTGCCCACTACCTGGGCCCCGGGCTCTACGGACAGCTCACGATCGCGGTCGTGTTCATCGGGATGTGGTCCAGCCTGGCCGATCTCGGCATTGGCACCGTCATCGTCCGGCGCGTCACATCCGGCCGGGGCGATCTCGAGCGGCTCGTCCGGGTCAACAGTGGCCTGTCCCTGCTGTATTGCCTGCCGCTGGCCGCCGCGGCGGCAGTCACCGGGCTGCTCGTGTACCACGATGCCGACGTCCGGGTGATGCTCGTGGTCTTGTCCGGGCAGCTGTTGATGATGACGATGACCACTCGGTTCGAGCCGGTTTTCATGGCCACCGTCAAGTTCTCCGCGGTGGCCATCTCCGACGTTGCCAGCCGGTTGGCGGTGCTGGCCGCGGTCTGCTGGCTGGTGACCAGCCGAGCGGACGTGATCTGGTTCGCGGTGGTCCAGCTCATCCCGCCGGCCCTGCAACTGTTGATCCAAGGCACCGCCGCGGCGCGACAGGTCTCGCTGCGCCCCATCTTCGCGCTGCGAGAGGCCGCTGATTTGATGCGGGAAAGCCTGCCGCTGATGGGTGTCATGGTGGTCGCCCTCGTGTACTGGCGCGCCGACGGCGTCATCCTGTCCTTGCTGAGCACTCAATCCGAGGTCGGCATATACGGATTGGCCTACACGCTCGCGTTCAATACCGAGGTGCTGGCACTGTTCTTCCTGAAGTCATCGCTGTCGACCGCCACGGAGCTGTTCTCGCGCGATGTCGGCGCTTTCGCCGAGTTCCTGCGCCGCAGCGTCGAACTGATGTATTTCCTGATGGTGCCGGTCGCCGTGGTCGGCGGGTTACTGGCCGGGCCGTTGATCGGGTTGCTCGGCGACCGGGCCTTCGTCGCTCGCGGAACCCCGACGCTGGCACTGCTGTTGGCCGCGGCCGCGCTGCGGTGCATCGCCAGCACCCTCGGCCAGGGATTGTTCGCCTCACATCAACAGCGGTTCTTGTTCCGGGTCTGGGTCGTCACGCTGGCGCTCAACATCGCGCTGAATCTCGTGCTGGCCGGCCGGTTCGGCGCTGTCGGTGCGGGGGTGACGCTGGTGTGCACGGAGCTGTTCGGCACGGCGGCCGCGAGCTGGCGGCTGCGACGCCGGTGCGGCTACCGCGCACCGGTGAAGTTCTTGCTGCGGGTGCTGGTGCCGACCGCGGCCAGTGTCGCCGTCGTGCTGCTGCTCCCCGGTCTGCACGTGGTGTTGGCGCTGACGATTGCGGCCGCCGTCTACCTGGCTGTCAACATGGCAATCGGGCCCGTCAACTGGTCGATGTTGACATCGCTCACCCGGAAAACGGCACCGGCATGA
- a CDS encoding glycosyltransferase yields MTRQRDRAYLKLPIGDTSALPAARPLAVLIVTDKNHALVAKCLTSVAAQLPELPVYVYENSGAGYPGRGELAARYPAVHWVLGSASLGVGEAFNALVEHVPGDADLLLLNPAAQLRGPLTRTRELLRQPRVAAVSPMADADTASESSPWDLAMRRPTLLRALVAATGHSNSLRRSPISPRYTHQPGESRSIDGYVDGGCLAISRAAWNTVGGFDEEFFGYGVDVDWQTRARAAGWRILLANELGFRRGSPVADFGALGVDALPDGNGSADGRRRDHDLLRANTALVLEHQFGVHHADIYLAGTTLLDRLQPPKRAERRRARRSRSHGLPEIVIATNRLVYGGAERQKALLAAELARRGYPVTIVCVQRFGPMIGEIPNSVRVVRQPWWAPAVDLRDGPAVLISGDTNTETGFGTLWRAASRERRWLVAPHTPPEQDRPIYSRPLAAAMSRADGFIVLAQRHWEMLAAQHRLTGRRFVAPNGVTLEDQPRQRIRPPDAPVHLVVLSRIVEHKNPHLLVDALSDLTEFPWTLSIFGDGPDRAKLEARTPAALRDRVHWRGWSPGPAHALAEADLLCLPSRLEAFPLSILEAMARAIPVAASAICAVPEMLDFGKAGFLVDPPTAQGWRERLAEILADPDALPSVGMQGFERMRKHYTVEAMTDAYLDAIDAIL; encoded by the coding sequence ATGACCCGGCAGCGGGACCGGGCCTATCTGAAACTCCCGATCGGTGACACGTCCGCGCTGCCGGCCGCGCGGCCGCTCGCGGTGCTGATCGTGACCGACAAGAACCACGCCCTGGTTGCGAAATGTCTGACCAGCGTCGCCGCGCAGCTACCCGAGCTGCCCGTCTACGTCTACGAGAACAGCGGTGCGGGATATCCCGGTCGCGGGGAGCTGGCCGCCCGGTATCCGGCGGTCCATTGGGTGCTGGGGTCGGCGAGCCTCGGCGTCGGCGAGGCGTTCAACGCGTTGGTGGAGCACGTTCCCGGCGACGCCGACCTACTGCTCCTGAATCCCGCCGCCCAGCTGCGCGGACCGTTGACGCGCACCAGGGAACTACTGCGTCAGCCACGAGTGGCGGCGGTATCGCCGATGGCGGATGCCGATACCGCATCCGAGTCGTCCCCGTGGGACCTGGCGATGCGCCGTCCCACGCTGCTCCGTGCGCTGGTGGCGGCCACCGGCCATTCGAATTCGCTACGCCGAAGCCCGATTTCACCCCGGTATACCCACCAACCCGGCGAATCGCGGAGCATCGACGGCTATGTCGACGGCGGCTGCCTGGCGATCAGCCGCGCGGCCTGGAACACCGTCGGCGGCTTCGACGAGGAGTTCTTCGGCTACGGGGTGGACGTCGACTGGCAGACCCGCGCCCGCGCGGCGGGCTGGCGCATTCTGCTCGCCAACGAACTTGGCTTCCGTCGCGGTAGTCCGGTGGCCGACTTCGGTGCGCTCGGAGTCGACGCATTGCCCGACGGGAACGGTTCGGCCGACGGACGCCGCCGCGATCACGACTTGCTGCGGGCCAATACCGCGCTGGTGCTCGAGCACCAGTTCGGCGTTCACCACGCGGATATATACCTAGCCGGAACAACGCTTTTGGACCGACTGCAACCCCCGAAGCGCGCCGAGCGCCGCAGGGCGCGGCGCAGTCGGAGCCACGGACTGCCGGAGATCGTGATCGCCACCAACCGCCTGGTCTACGGCGGAGCCGAGCGGCAGAAGGCATTGCTGGCAGCCGAATTGGCTCGCCGCGGCTACCCGGTGACCATCGTCTGCGTGCAACGATTCGGCCCGATGATCGGGGAGATTCCGAACAGCGTGCGGGTGGTGCGACAACCGTGGTGGGCGCCGGCCGTCGACCTGCGCGACGGCCCGGCGGTATTGATCAGCGGCGACACCAATACCGAGACGGGGTTCGGCACGCTGTGGCGGGCCGCCTCCCGCGAGCGGCGCTGGCTGGTCGCCCCGCACACTCCGCCGGAGCAGGACAGGCCGATCTACTCGCGGCCACTCGCCGCCGCAATGTCTCGAGCGGACGGTTTTATTGTTCTGGCACAACGTCATTGGGAAATGCTGGCCGCTCAGCATCGGTTGACCGGACGGCGCTTCGTGGCACCCAACGGCGTCACCCTGGAGGACCAGCCGCGCCAGCGGATCCGCCCGCCCGATGCTCCGGTGCATCTGGTGGTGCTGTCGCGGATCGTCGAGCACAAAAACCCCCACCTGCTGGTCGATGCGCTCAGTGACCTTACCGAATTCCCTTGGACGCTATCGATATTCGGCGACGGACCGGACCGGGCGAAACTCGAGGCCCGCACTCCTGCCGCGTTGCGCGACCGGGTGCATTGGCGCGGCTGGTCGCCCGGTCCGGCGCATGCGCTGGCCGAGGCCGACCTGTTGTGCCTGCCCAGCCGCTTGGAGGCGTTCCCGTTGTCAATACTCGAGGCGATGGCCCGGGCGATACCTGTTGCCGCGTCGGCGATCTGCGCGGTCCCGGAAATGTTGGATTTCGGAAAGGCCGGCTTCCTCGTCGATCCGCCGACGGCGCAGGGATGGCGGGAGCGCCTGGCCGAGATACTGGCGGACCCTGACGCGCTGCCGTCGGTGGGGATGCAGGGCTTCGAACGCATGCGCAAGCACTACACCGTGGAAGCCATGACCGACGCCTACCTCGACGCGATAGACGCAATACTGTGA